The following proteins are encoded in a genomic region of Cryptococcus gattii WM276 chromosome I, complete sequence:
- a CDS encoding uncharacterized protein (Similar to TIGR gene model, INSD accession AAW45196.1), which translates to MSQQDPEAQPLTAEDFEFEQSSFQDTSRPVPSRSPYHLPASEQLQGVANRIIFSRYYILFYGAMMGLSLATLVLSLVATRKGQCPPVAWHIIEFVLNALMVLEVTTRWIANGRKYPMTPLNIIDLTLVFFCTLTLILVFLNPCGSGTRNEELLDTILIVARNTVQFLRLGSILRRSGHSWLNPPKPIDLSQARDASLALDFDLDDEEDTERRFYGGGRGRSLVSGGRGGYEPVNGEEERSGRGLRDNAGREQLSEQDQELWDRL; encoded by the exons ATGTCTCAGCAAGATCCCGAGGCCCAACCCCTCACCGCCGAAGACTTTGAATTCGAACAATCATCCTTTCAAGATACTTCCAGACCTGTTCCTTCTCGATCGCCCTATCATCTCCCAGCCTCTGAGCAGCTTCAAGGTGTAGCAAACAGGATCATCTTTAGCCGCTATTATATCCTTTTCTATGGCGCCATGATGGGTTTAAGTTTGGCGACGTTGGTGTTAAGTCTCGTTGCAACTC GTAAAGGGCAATGTCCTCCGGTAGCATGGCACATTATTGAATTTGTTTTAAATGCTCTGATGGTACTCGAAGTTACCACACGATGGATTGCCAATGGAAGA AAATACCCTATGACTCCTCTCAACATCATCGACCTTACTCTTGTTTTCTTCTGCACCCTCAccctcatcctcgtctTTCTCAACCCTTGCGGCTCTGGTACGAGGAACGAAGAACTCTTGGACACTATCCTCATCGTGGCGCGTAACACTGTCCAATTCCTCCGTCTCGGGTCTATCCTCCGCCGATCAGGGCACTCATGGTTGAACCCACCTAAACCTATCGACCTCTCGCAAGCGCGGGATGCGTCGCTGGCGCTGGATTTTGAtttggatgatgaggaagataCGGAGAGACGGTTTTATGGAGGCGGGAGGGGGAGGTCGTTGGTGAGTGGTGGGAGAGGGGGGTATGAGCCTGTGAatggagaggaagagaggagtGGAAGGGGGTTGCGGGATAATGCGGGGAGAGAACAGCTGAGCGAGCAAGATCAGGAGTTGTGGGATAGGTTATGA
- a CDS encoding uncharacterized protein (Similar to TIGR gene model, INSD accession AAW45265.1), whose amino-acid sequence MSYPFGTITEGRSNLAKRHTAPLPVTLFQLPSLEALPTPLKDRARRAASQSHLPSLEDFGVKPQSIFQKIKSKRPQSSLAVMSPLLKSRRPSSPKKQTSFFPPDFPAVVTTAFELGPKVSRTNISRASKNESVHSSLLPGESFTPFCTPSNTYSKSSLAAMPSIEHVMDTYDITHPMNFMYQEEQWKREKKEQKKKRRGTIKLPMMKPPPNGLNYSSKREELETLEGDDWDYGFPRDSSSSLTQPPTPSVPPHSHDHRQRNHSIPVMLDYSIPIPPSRSDSRSREIIARHFGSFEDDIIGSLGTNRSHDIWLQNQVVTLEEVERGAVRELEQMNGRLMSDGWGYGNGNASNRANGRANVKLLVFHSPLLPESSTSPILTTELPALQPPRCTSERNQIDNVCQREHSLTQRNTSISVSPSRPVSEQHPPPEELVSDSPNIHSLKKAASSNTLGVGDGNAGSASVKVEVGDKRCGSFSPYANANTNTSLPLPPALPPPTGVPPPPPPVGGVCLPQQPPLYLAGADKEVERSSSTRGAKSTVGDNNRSKGSENDWPVNVTCKNLTNTKATLGLAEAAFIAIAPPPIPPRSAERGYGEKKENERTTSNPYLSTHPVAHAVGNLQLLQQQITSSGTSDSEHDKLASVSDQDETKEQKKELQTSPTVANRLSFGMLKPKRASTGGKKRGGSDIPMPKRQDSSSSRQSEQSQPIQKRSLLPPIHTQSISSGAFVISKHHRRPSVAPVPAPTYFSSPGSTDSHFRAHPNSNPITPQKPRRLVSRDEPRHSPSPSSSAHTVASFSRDREREKIRQSLFAMGFLGLDEMHLGQSLALAQQPPTTPMPSSSKIASGAIGAAKGMVKGLMKARVSNAPSMVLEGAFVVTPPKQKIKGHKREGTPQGKGRGVGEEGNSMEFSVNENEGRDRPILAEALYIMPPAERSKIGSHKADEESSRRQNRHAKMAKQNGKGTKGDEGEGEYENSISGSEEGSNKEGETSIGAVSHLSHGKKGHKEETHSAKENNLAKHLSLELAQEHQAQAMMASFPTSTATHTKARPAPIDVSLATINGWKREETEMGDFIPSLLPPPRPRKMAASGQRRAQSTESSQSRSLSPLSGVDERNTFFDLSRSSPKVSTDPAYLPSVQAPTKVIAQDSFHFTPATTIHNSRHPSNPASEHHQHSPQRQGRAHPFLPYPTPTTPKRRPHTSNSAHPSFTSPSLTPSPASVASGSTADKETEEKERQRKLLMSAWLASKPMRRSEQEQAPAVLGRGVGEVRKRGRPWTSASMGMKRDEDVRPPYMRTSLDGRKVV is encoded by the exons ATGTCGTATCCGTTTGGCACTATCACCGAGGGCAGATCCAACCTTGCAAAACGACACACAGCTCCTTTGCCTGTAACTCTTTTTCAACTTCCGTCTCTTGAAGCGCTCCCCACTCCTCTTAAGGACCGCGCCCGCCGTGCCGCTTCTCAATCACATCTACCTAGCCTGGAAGATTTTGGTGTTAAACCTCAATCTATTTTTCAAAAGATCAAGTCAAAACGACCACAATCATCGTTGGCAGTCATGTCGCCTCTTCTCAAGTCGCGTCGTCCCTCTTCACCCAAGAAACAAACGTCTTTCTTTCCCCCTGATTTCCCTGCAGTAGTCACGACGGCATTCGAGCTTGGTCCCAAGGTGTCTCGCACTAACATTTCTCGCGCTAGCAAGAATGAATCCGTGCATTCTTCTCTTCTACCGGGTGAATCCTTCACTCCCTTCTGTACACCATCAAACACATACTCCAAGTCTTCACTCGCTGCTATGCCGAGTATCGAACATGTTATGGACACGTACGACATCACCCATCCGATGAACTTTATGTATCAAGAGGAGCAATGGAAGcgagaaaagaaagagcaaaaaaagaagaggcgCGGAACGATCAAGCTGCCTATGATGAAGCCTCCTCCCAATGGATTGAATTACAGTAGTAAGAGAGAAGAGCTTGAAACTCTCGAAGGCGATGACTGGGATTATGGCTTTCCCCGTgactcttcctcctcactTACCCAACCTCCAACTCCAAGCGTGCCCCCTCATTCTCACGACCATCGCCAGCGAAATCACTCCATTCCCGTTATGCTTGATTATTCTATACCCATTCCTCCTTCCCGGAGCGACTCGCGATCCAGAGAGATCATAGCTCGCCACTTTGGCTCATTCGAGGATGACATTATTGGGTCGTTAGGTACGAATAGGTCACATGATATATGGCTACAAAATCAAGTCGTTACATTGGAGGAGGTTGAGAGGGGAGCAGTGAGAGAGTTGGAACAAATGAATGGGAGGTTGATGTCTGATGGTTGGGGTTATGGTAACGGAAATGCCAGTAACCGTGCAAATGGTCGAGCTAATGTAA AGCTACTTGTCTTCCATTCACCACTTTTACCAGAATCTTCAACCTCTCCTATCCTTACCACAGAACTTCCTGCTCTTCAACCACCAAGATGTACGAGCGAACGCAACCAAATCGATAACGTTTGTCAGCGCGAACATTCCCTCACCCAACGCAATACCAGTATTTCTGTCTCTCCATCGAGACCCGTCTCGGAACAACATCCCCCACCAGAAGAGTTAGTTTCTGATTCGCCCAATATACACAGCCTGAAAAAGGCGGCGAGCAGTAATACGTTGGGAGTAGGTGACGGCAATGCGGGTAGCGCAAGTGTAAAAGTCGAAGTGGGTGACAAGCGATGCGGATCATTTTCACCGTACGCAAACGCAAACACAAACACAAGCTTACCTCTTCCCCCCGCGCTCCCTCCACCTACCGGTGTacctccccctcctccccctgTTGGCGGTGTTTGTCTGCCCCAGCAGCCACCGCTTTATCTTGCAGGTGCAGATAAAGAAGTCGAGCGGTCATCAAGTACACGCGGAGCTAAAAGTACAGTCGGAGATAACAACCGATCAAAGGGCAGTGAGAATGATTGGCCAGTGAATGTTACTTGTAAAAATCTCACAAATACAAAGGCAACGCTCGGGCTAGCTGAAGCCGCTTTTATTGCTATTGCGCCCCCACCCATTCCACCACGTTCAGCTGAAAGAGGGTACggtgagaagaaggaaaatgaACGGACAACTTCAAATCCATATCTCTCTACTCATCCTGTAGCCCATGCTGTCGGCAATCTTCAACTTTTGCAGCAGCAAATCACTAGTTCAGGCACAAGTGACTCGGAGCATGACAAGCTTGCGTCAGTGAGTGATCAGGATGAGACGAAAgaacagaagaaggaatTGCAGACCAGTCCTACGGTAGCGAATAGACTGAGTTTCGGTATGTTGAAGCCTAAGAGAGCGAGTAcgggagggaagaagagaggggGGAGTGATATACCGATGCCGAAGAGGCAAGACTCTAGTTCATC GAGACAAAGCGAACAATCTCAGCCCATCCAAAAAAgatctcttcttccgcctATTCACACTCAGTCAATTTCATCAGGGGCATTTGTTATCTCCAAACACCATAGACGACCTTCTGTAGCCCCTGTCCCAGCTCCCACTTACTTTTCATCACCCGGATCAACCGATTCTCACTTTCGCGCTCACCCAAATTCCAACCCTATCACTCCCCAAAAACCGCGCAGACTTGTATCTCGCGACGAACCCCGTCACTCAccctccccttcttcctcagctCATACCGTCGCAAGTTTCTCGCGCGAcagagaaagagagaaaatCCGGCAAAGCCTTTTTGCGATGGGTTTCTTGGGGCTGGACGAGATGCACTTGGGGCAATCACTTGCCCTAGCTCAGCAGCCACCCACCACACCTATGCCGAGCAGCAGCAAGATTGCATCTGGAGCGATAGGGGCTGCAAAGGGGATGGTTAAAGGGCTGATGAAGGCGAGAGTGAGCAATGCTCCGAGTATGGTATTGGAGGGTGCTTTTGTGGTAACGCCTCCTAAACAGAAGATCAAGGGACATAAACGGGAGGGCACGCCTcaagggaaagggagaggagttggagaggaagggaaTAGTATGGAATTTTCGGTAAATGAGAATGAAGGTCGGGACAGACCCATTTTAGCAGAGGCACTGTATATTATGCCTCCCGCAGAGAGGAGTAAGATTGGGTCGCACAAAGCCGACGAGGAAAGCTCCAGGCGCCAAAATCGCCATGCCAAAATGGCAAAGCAAAATGGGAAAGGAACTAAAGGAGACGAAGGTGAAGGGGAGTATGAGAACTCCATATCGGGGAGTGAAGAGGGGTCTAACAAGGAGGGTGAGACATCGATCGGCGCAGTTTCACATTTGAGCCATGGAAAAAAAGGTCATAAAGAGGAGACGCATTCCGCAAAGGAGAACAACTTGGCGAAACATCTTTCTCTCGAGCTAGCTCAAGAACACCAAGCTCAAGCAATGATGGCTTCCTTTCCTACCAGCACCGCAACGCATACCAAAGCTAGACCAGCCCCTATTGACGTCTCACTTGCTACAATCAACGGTTGGAAAAGGGAGGAAACTGAAATGGGAGACTTTATCCCCAGTCTCTTACCCCCTCCAAGACCTAGGAAGATGGCAGCTTCAGGTCAACGGAGAGCGCAAAGCACTGAAAGCTCGCAAAGCAGATCACTCTCCCCATTGAGTGGTGTAGACGAGCGAAACACATTTTTCGACCTCTCTAGGTCTTCACCTAAAGTTAGCACTGATCCTGCGTATTTACCTTCAGTCCAGGCCCCCACGAAAGTGATCGCACAAGACTCCTTTCACTTTACACCTGCAACCACTATCCATAACTCCCGACATCCAAGTAACCCTGCCTCAGAACACCACCAACACTCACCTCAACGACAAGGTCGAGCTCATCCTTTCCTACCTTACCCAACCCCAACCACCCCCAAACGCAGACCACACACATCCAACTCTGCCCATCCTTCATTCACCTCGCCCTCACTTACCCCATCACCCGCGTCCGTCGCATCTGGCTCGACCGCGGATAAAGAGAcggaggaaaaggaacGCCAGAGGAAGCTGTTGATGAGTGCATGGCTTGCTAGTAAACCTATGAGAAGGAGTGAACAAGAGCAGGCACCTGCTGTTTTGGGAAGAGGGGTGGGAGAAGTTaggaagagaggaagacCATGGACTAGTGCGAGTATGGGAATGAAGAGAGACGAAGATGTGAGACCTCCATATATGAGGACGAGCTTGGATGGTAGAAAGGTTGTTTGA
- a CDS encoding oxidoreductase, putative (Similar to TIGR gene model, INSD accession AAW45195.1) — MPFGEITLNDGRKIPAIAFGTWKIPKENTPSQVGQAIDVGFDHIDTAQVYHNEEEVGQAIKESGLSRNELWVTTKWSGVEEKGARQSIKESLDKLGLEYLDLYLIHSPRVTKGDIKGAWKELETLQKEGKAKSIGVSNFNKEQLQELLAHVTVKPVVNQILLHPYVITQTAPLLEYLKGQNIVVEGYSTLTPLTSRPGGPVDQPVNQIAKRLSIKPEQVLLAWSRAKGAIPVTTSSKKERLEGYLDVGDITLTEDDIRAIDKAGAKGELWFDRKARFGKVLTRAVFLMALFWLFRTCCH; from the exons ATGCCCTTCGGCGAAATCACATTGAACGACGGACGCAAGATTCCAGCAATCGCGTTCGGGACCTGGAAGATCCCAAAAGAAAACACACCTTCTCAAGTGGGTCAGGCCATTGATGTTGGATTTGATCACATCGACACTGCTCAGG TTTATCATAACGAAGAGGAAGTAGGTCAGGCTATTAAGGAAAGCGGTTTGTCGCGTAATGAGCTCTGGGTTACAACCAAATGGAGTGGAGTCGAGGAAAAGGGTGCTCGACAGTCGATCAAAGAAAGCTTGGACAAGTTGGGTTTAGAGTACCTTGATCTCTATCTCATCCACTCCCCTCGAGTTACAAAAGGGGATATAAAGGGAGCTTGGAAAGAGTTGGAGACATTGcagaaagaaggaaaggcAAAGTCCATTGGCGTGTCCAA TTTCAACAAGGAGCAGCTCCAAGAGCTTTTGGCACACGTTACAGTCAAGCCTGTCGTCAACCAGATCCTTCTCCACCCTTATGTCATCACCCAAACTGCACCGCTCCTTGAATACCTCAAAGGACAGAATATCGTTGTTGAAGGCTATTCAACCTTGACCCCGCTCACTTCTCGACCTGGAGGTCCCGTTGATCAGCCCGTGAATCAGATTGCCAAGAGGCTAAGCATCAAGCCCGAGCAGGTCCTCTTGGCATGGTCCCGAGCAAAAGG AGCTATCCCCGTTACCACCTCATCAAAGAAGGAGCGACTTGAGGGCTATCTGGATGTTGGCGACATCACTCTTACCGAAGATGACATCAGAGCCATTGACAAGGCTGGCGCCAAGGGGGAACTTTGGTTCGACCGTAAAGCCCGCTTTGGAAAGGTCTTGACAAGGGCTGTATTCTTAATGGCTCTATTCTGGCTATTCAGGACCTGCTGTCACTGA
- a CDS encoding uncharacterized protein (Similar to SGTC gene model, INSD accession EAL18648.1) gives MESLVDVITTVFQAILAVNVVFTVGYAYNGKRVSALSKTLSALSNNLLLPLLILTTFAASPSLTWKRLLQLWPLAIISLATHAASLVTSIVSRRYFRVPGWAVESLTYNNVGSYPFLVLYALYRVSTFGCLNHLHWRIKDTTAQAFERATVYILINFLITKLFRDFINPFILRSGLDDDEQDDANENVEDGSYAGITEATIDEDATERTSLLVRTHQPDSTKLAIIRTAHSPILLSAILGLTIGLVKPLQRFITGVGVEGSGGGWLWLAVGSALNAMGGSFPLFAILATGAAIRAGERPPFCRSPEYRTPPTLGTVLLLGFWRYICIPAITFPIVKGFHKIPSTKVFLQDPSFVLVLTVITPPLLPSRLSPFRSSVLFSTFYSSLITTIPLALAIGLFGRGVSYDLNFDLVSALKSAAGGGLAGAAAMVVQVLTLMPMRTIMNYQYRYGGGLKSAAVTLYEDGGYKRYYAGLAAALFQGPLSRFGDTAANAGILALLSSLPWPVLVKTVAASFASACFRMTLTPIDTIKTTQQTQGGRAGLKLIRERIREQGVASMWYGALATAAATFVGHYPWFGTYNYLQATLPLPHTIIQKLFRQAFIGFTASLVSDTSSNSLRVVKTYRQVHEGDVGYLTAAKKIVEAEGWTGLLGRGLGTRLLTNGLQGLLFSILWKLFADL, from the exons ATGGAATCTCTTGTGGACGTCATTACGACAGTGTTTCAGGCAATCTTGGCGGTTAATGTTGTCTTCACTGTCGGATATGCGTATAATGGGAAACGTGTGTCAGCTTTGAGCAAG ACTCTGTCTGCTTTGTCTAATAATCTCCTTTTACCTCTTCTCATTTTGACAACTTTTGCTGCCTCACCTTCACTCACTTGGAAGCGACTTTTACAAT TATGGCCATTGGCGATTATCTCCCTTGCGACCCATGCGGCCTCTTTGGTCACCTCTATCGTTTCCCGCAGATATTTTAGAGTCCCAGGCTGGGCTGTTGAGAGTTTGACGTATAACAA TGTCGGCTCTTACCCATTTCTTGTTCTCTACGCTCTGTACCGCGTGTCTACCTTTGGTTGCTTGAACCATCTACATTGGCGAATCAAGGACACAACGGCCCAGGCTTTTGAAAGAGCGACGGTCTACATACTAATCAACTTTTTGATCACAAAGCTTTTCCG TGACTTTATAAATCCGTTCATCTTGCGATCCGGTTTAGATGATGACGAGCAGGACGACGCAAACGAGAATGTCGAGGATGGTTCGTATGCTGGGATAACGGAAGCAACGATCGACGAAGATGCCACTGAGCGTACATCCCTCCTCGTCCGGACCCATCAGCCAGATTCAACGAAATTAGCCATCATTCGCACCGCACACTCACCGATTCTTCTTTCAGCGATACTAGGTCTCACCATCGGTCTTGTCAAGCCTCTGCAGAGATTTATCACAGGTGTAGGAGTTGAGGGATCCGGCGGTGGATGGTTATGGTTAGCCGTGGGGTCTGCTTTGAATGCAATGGGCGGATCGTTCCCTTTATTTGCCATCCTTGCTACCGGTGCGGCAATAAGAGCTGGCGAGCGACCCCC GTTTTGTAGATCGCCTGAATACAGGACTCCTCCCACCTTGGGAACTGTCCTTTTACTCGGCTTTTGGAGATACATTTGCATTCCTGCTATCACCTTTCCTATTGTCAAAGGTTTCCACAAGATACCCTCCACAAAGGTTTTCTTGCAGGATCCA TCGTTCGTGCTTGTTCTCACTGTTATAACCCCTCCATTACTTCCATCCCGCTTATCACCCTTCCGCTCATCTGTTCTCTTTTCTACTTTTTACTCTTCTCTCATCACCACTATCCCACTCGCACTTGCTATCGGCCTCTTCGGGCGTGGCGTCTCTTATGATCTCAACTTTGACCTCGTATCCGCCCTCAAATCTGCTGCCGGGGGTGGGTTGGCTGGCGCTGCCGCCATGGTGGTACAAGTTCTAACTCTTATGCCAATGAGGACGATTATGAATTACCAGTACCGATACGGAGGTGGGCTCAAGAGTGCGGCGGTGACGTTGTACGAAGATGGGGGCTACAAGAGATATTACGCCGGCTTGGCTGCTGCTTT GTTCCAAGGTCCCCTCTCGCGATTCGGTGATACGGCCGCCAACGCCGGTATCCTTGCTCTCCTCTCCTCGCTCCCTTGGCCTGTACTCGTCAAGACTGTTGCCGCTAGCTTCGCTTCCGCTTGTTTCCGCATGACACTCACCCCTATCGATACCATCAAAACCACTCAGCAGACTCAAGGTGGCCGGGCGGGGTTGAAGTTGATCAGGGAGAGGATCAGGGAGCAAGGGGTGGCTAGTATGTGGTATGGCGCTTTAGCGACGGCTGCAGCGACTTTTGTTGGACATT ACCCTTGGTTCGGA ACTTACAACTACCTCCAAGCTACACTTCCTCTCCCTCATACCATCATTCAAAAGCTTTTC CGTCAGGCATTCATCGGTTTTACCGCATCTCTTGTCTCCGATACCTCCTCCAACTCTCTTCGTGTCGTGAAAACGTACCGACAAGTGCACGAAGGTGATGTCGGCTATCTCACTGCTGCGAAGAAGATTGTAGAAGCAGAGGGGTGGACTGGATTGCTTGGAAGAGGCTTGGGTACGAGGTTGTTAACTAATGGGCTACAAGGCTTGTTGTTCAGTATCTTGTGGAAGCTGTTTGCGGATCTGTGA
- a CDS encoding dUTPase, putative; Dut1p, with product MQPSNTLLVKKLSSSATIPTRGSPLSAGYDLYSAEETVVPARGKALIDSGLSIAVPEGTYGRVAPRSGLASKHSIDTGAGVIDADYRGPVKVLLFNYSEADFTIQKGDRIAQLILERIVMAPILEVEDLDVTARGSGGFGSTGGFGKAVKDVAESLI from the exons ATGCAGCCCTCAAACACCCTCCTCGTCAAGAAACTTTCATCCTCCGCCACAATTCCCACCCGAGGCTCTCCCCTTTCAGCCGGCTACGATCTTTATTCCGCGGAAGAAACAGTTGTGCCCGCACGAGGCAAGGCTTTGATTGACTCGGGACTGAGTATCGCGGTGCCAGAGGGTACCTATGGGCGAGTGGCACCTAGGAGTGGACTTG CGAGCAAGCATTCTATTGACACAGGTGCGGGTGTGATCGACGCAGACTATCGAGGACCCGTCAAGGTTCTCTTGTTTAACTACTCTGAGGCCGACTTTACGA TCCAAAAGGGCGATAGAATCGCTCAGTTGATTTTGGAAAGGATCGTGATGGCGCCTATATTGGAGGTTGAG GACCTCGACGTCACAGCACGTGGATCAGGCGGTTTTGGCTCCACAGGCGGTTTTGGAAAAGCAGTCAAGGATGTTGCCGAGAGCTTGATTTAG
- a CDS encoding Coronin-like actin binding WD repeat protein, putative (Similar to TIGR gene model, INSD accession AAW45193.1), which produces MSRFVRPSKYRHVYGSKSKVNYENVKISGSAWDTDLVAAGGKYLSVNWQASGGGAFAILPLFSPSSPPQPSGFPTKLPDIVPLARGHTAPVLDTAWNPFDDNIVASAGEDGKVFIWKVEESAFEGWGEDNWEPQDFSPTLKLSAGGRKVGQVIFHPTSSNLLTAASGDHLVRLWDISSGADEPKIVLKGHGDSIQSIAWNSVGTTLATTCRDKKLRLFDPRAGSDAVRVTDGHAGVKGSRVVWLGDRDRIATTGFSRMSDRQVSLWDTSSLKNLDTQSIDSSAGVLMPFYAEGNDILFLAGKGDGNIRYYEFEGDQLHFLNEYKTSDPQRGMTLLPRRALDTQEHEIARVYKLSGGCVEPLSFIVPRKSESFQSDIFPPANSVEPAQTAADWFAGKNVRPNVVDLETGGNPKKNLNLPLSLLLPLVPSLLLPLLQQPPMCPLQ; this is translated from the exons ATGTCCAGATTCGTCAGACCT TCCAAATACCGCCACGTCTACGGATCCAAGTCCAAGGTCAACTACGAGAACGTTAAAATCAGCGGCTCAGCATGGGACACTGACCTTGTAGCTGCTGGTGGAAAGTACCTCTCTGTCAATTGGCAGGCTTCTGGTGGAGGC GCTTTTGCGATCCTCCCACTTTTCTCGCCCTCCTCCCCTCCTCAACCTTCAGGGTTCCCAACCAAGCTCCCTGATATCGTCCCTCTTGCACGAGGCCACACGGCGCCCGTGCTCGACACTGCTTGGAATCCTTTCGACGACAACATTGTCGCTTCTGCTGGTGAAGATGGCAAGG TGTTCATCTGGAAGGTTGAAGAATCTGCATTTGAGGGATGGGGCGAAGATAACTGGGAACCTCAAGACTTTAGCCCCACACTTAAACTCAGCGCTGGCGGCCG TAAAGTTGGACAGGTCATCTTCCATCCCACTTCCTCCAACCTCTTGACTGCAGCCTCCGGCGACCACCTCGTTCGTCTTTGGGACATTTCCTCAGGCGCGGACGAGCCCAAGATCGTACTGAAGGGGCATGGTGATTCTATCCAGAGCATTGCTTGGAACTCTGTCGGTACTACATTAGCTACC ACTTGTAGAGACAAGAAGCTTAGACTGTTTGATCCTCGAGCCGGCAGCGATGCTGTACGAGTCACGGATGGACATGCGGGTGTGAAGGGTTCAAGAGTCGTCTGGTTGGGTGACAGGGATAGAATTGCTACCACTGGA TTTAGTAGGATGTCCGACAGACAGGTTTCTTTATGGGACACGTCCAGCTTGAAGAACCTCGACACCCAGTCCATTGACTCTAGCGC CGGTGTCCTTATGCCATTCTACGCGGAGGGTAACGACATCCTTTTCCTCGCCGGTAAAGG TGACGGTAACATCCGATACTACGAATTTGAAGGCGACCAACTCCACTTCTTGAATGAGTACAAGACTTCTGACCCTC AACGTGGTATGACCCTTCTCCCTCGCCGAGCTCTCGACACGCAAGAACATGAGATTGCTCGTGTTTACAAGCTTTCCGGCGGATGCGTCGAGCCCTTGAGTTTCATCGTACCCCGAAAGTCCGAGTCTTTCCAATCTGA TATTTTTCCTCCTGCCAACTCTGTCGAACCTGCCCAAACGGCGGCCGACTGGTTTGCAGGTAAGAACGTTAGGCCCAACGTGGTAGACCTCGAGACTGGCGGA AACCCAAAGAAGAATCTAAACCTGCCCCTATCTCTACTCCTTCCCCTGGTGCCATCCCTACTCCTGCCCCTGCTCCAGCAGCCGCCGATGTGCCCGTTGCagtga